In Pseudoalteromonas sp. MM1, a single window of DNA contains:
- a CDS encoding MerC domain-containing protein, which produces MKSSQSVMDRMAIGLSLMCTVHCFATPVILALLPSFAVLQIDSEQFHLWILAAVLPTSLLALSLGCKKHKRLRYMACGVIGLAFMIFAILLGHEVAEKALTLIGSAFIAVAHWFNYQQCLKQNDDNCPCSGTESDQAA; this is translated from the coding sequence ATGAAGTCGAGTCAGAGTGTTATGGATCGTATGGCGATTGGGTTATCGTTAATGTGCACAGTACATTGTTTTGCAACCCCGGTTATTTTAGCGCTATTGCCAAGCTTTGCTGTACTGCAAATAGATAGCGAACAATTTCATTTATGGATTCTTGCAGCGGTATTGCCAACCAGTTTATTGGCATTAAGCTTAGGCTGTAAAAAGCATAAACGTTTACGTTATATGGCCTGCGGCGTAATTGGGCTAGCCTTTATGATATTTGCAATATTACTAGGGCATGAGGTGGCCGAAAAAGCGCTTACTTTAATAGGATCGGCTTTTATAGCTGTAGCTCATTGGTTTAATTATCAACAATGCCTTAAACAGAATGACGATAACTGCCCGTGTTCAGGCACTGAATCTGATCAGGCAGCTTAG